A stretch of the Candidatus Poribacteria bacterium genome encodes the following:
- the yidD gene encoding membrane protein insertion efficiency factor YidD: MKILLIYAIRCYRKLISPLFPPTCRFYPTCSQYALEAVTKYGAIRGGWLALKRLSKCHPYHPGGYHPLK, translated from the coding sequence ATGAAGATCTTACTCATCTACGCCATACGCTGCTATCGCAAACTGATTTCACCTCTCTTTCCGCCAACCTGCCGGTTTTATCCCACATGCTCGCAATATGCCCTTGAAGCAGTTACAAAGTATGGAGCTATAAGAGGAGGGTGGCTTGCGCTTAAACGGCTATCTAAGTGTCACCCTTATCACCCTGGTGGTTACCATCCCTTGAAGTAA
- the yidC gene encoding membrane protein insertase YidC, protein MEKRYVLALVLMVAVMFGWSWFYGRKLPKPEQTTEQVTEQSREASPLSPDSSSFSSESTVDTVQSAQVDSPSRPRQPVRESQTVQVETGKYHIIFSVGRFAYAHEWALKEYPDRSGVDQSLFNLIPETAQNCLSVHFFNQSLTVDAMDSFWAADKTELILTDQNPQDTLTFTKQIGEHLRVLKQFTFYHDGYYVDLELTFQNLSNQPLISLDSMSDNRNGYKLRWGPGINADLLAHERKDGKRGRHHSKNEGARALSSGASKPVKELDDSQNMDSVLWAGMNNKYFAVLMIPDGVINATYELETLSDNGATAPAVITAPSEAASLIVPGFSLDSNNSRADQFRIYVGPKEYKVLKAIVPPGTQEEDLQLADIIDFGFFWYIAWVMLWLLNFFYGIIKNYGVAIILLTLLVKVVSYPLTRKGYKSMQAMQKLQPLLTEIREKHRDDPQKLNKATMQLYKEHGVNPFGGCIPWIPQIPVFIALFALLGNAVELRGAPFCLWIDDLAAPDVLFTLPFTIPFIGNAFRFLPIVNGFTTWLQQKTSGGMAPTTDNVQAKIMQFMPLIFVFILYNFASGLALYWLCNNIFTIGQQYLPKLWQSDEAEEVTSVNTSSRKKQPQSKKRQFPNANRKT, encoded by the coding sequence ATGGAGAAACGTTATGTCTTAGCCCTTGTACTCATGGTTGCTGTCATGTTTGGTTGGAGTTGGTTTTATGGTCGAAAACTCCCCAAGCCTGAACAAACAACTGAGCAAGTGACTGAGCAATCGAGGGAAGCCTCACCCCTCTCACCAGATTCATCGTCATTTTCTAGTGAATCCACAGTTGATACAGTCCAATCAGCGCAAGTAGATTCCCCATCGCGTCCCCGACAACCGGTTAGAGAGAGTCAAACGGTTCAAGTTGAAACTGGGAAATATCATATTATATTTTCGGTTGGACGATTCGCTTATGCACATGAATGGGCACTAAAAGAATATCCAGACAGATCCGGTGTGGATCAATCATTGTTTAACCTGATTCCAGAAACAGCCCAAAACTGCTTGTCAGTCCACTTTTTTAATCAGAGCCTGACGGTTGATGCAATGGACAGCTTCTGGGCAGCGGACAAAACGGAGCTAATTCTTACAGATCAAAATCCGCAAGACACCCTTACGTTTACCAAGCAGATTGGAGAACACCTCAGGGTCCTCAAGCAATTTACATTTTATCATGATGGGTATTACGTTGACCTTGAATTAACGTTCCAAAATTTATCGAATCAACCGTTAATTTCTCTTGATTCGATGAGCGATAACCGTAACGGATATAAACTTCGTTGGGGTCCTGGGATTAATGCGGATCTTCTTGCACATGAACGCAAAGATGGCAAACGTGGGAGACACCATTCCAAAAACGAGGGTGCCAGAGCCTTGAGCAGTGGGGCTAGCAAACCTGTTAAAGAACTTGATGATTCTCAAAATATGGATTCGGTCTTGTGGGCAGGCATGAATAATAAGTATTTTGCTGTGCTCATGATTCCAGATGGAGTGATTAACGCGACATACGAACTGGAAACTCTCTCAGACAACGGAGCAACGGCGCCGGCAGTTATTACCGCCCCATCTGAAGCTGCAAGCCTCATTGTTCCTGGGTTTTCATTAGATTCCAACAACAGCCGGGCAGATCAATTCCGCATTTATGTTGGTCCAAAGGAGTACAAAGTTCTCAAGGCAATCGTGCCACCGGGCACTCAGGAGGAAGACCTCCAACTCGCCGATATTATCGACTTCGGTTTCTTTTGGTATATTGCTTGGGTAATGCTTTGGCTTCTGAATTTCTTCTATGGTATCATCAAAAACTATGGAGTTGCCATTATTCTCCTGACCTTGTTAGTAAAAGTGGTTTCATACCCGCTGACCCGTAAGGGTTACAAGTCGATGCAGGCGATGCAGAAACTCCAACCCTTGCTTACGGAGATCCGTGAAAAGCATCGAGATGATCCGCAGAAACTCAATAAGGCGACGATGCAATTATACAAAGAACACGGCGTGAATCCATTCGGTGGTTGTATCCCTTGGATTCCACAGATTCCGGTCTTCATTGCACTATTTGCACTTCTCGGTAACGCAGTTGAATTACGAGGGGCACCTTTCTGTTTATGGATAGATGATCTTGCTGCCCCTGATGTCCTATTTACGCTTCCCTTTACGATTCCATTCATTGGAAATGCATTTCGATTTCTACCGATTGTCAACGGTTTTACTACTTGGTTACAACAGAAAACGTCAGGCGGTATGGCACCTACGACCGATAATGTACAAGCAAAGATTATGCAATTTATGCCTTTGATTTTTGTTTTTATCCTGTATAATTTTGCGTCGGGGTTGGCGCTCTATTGGCTATGTAACAATATTTTTACCATCGGTCAACAATACTTACCCAAATTATGGCAGTCCGATGAAGCAGAGGAAGTCACCTCTGTTAATACCTCATCCAGAAAAAAACAACCTCAATCCAAGAAACGACAGTTCCCAAACGCGAACCGTAAAACATGA
- a CDS encoding protein jag gives MHQYIEVEEDTTEEALEVALKELGVNREQVSVKVIHEPTKGILGLGAKLAKIRVTLKEDISSTPEVVLHEILSHMGLEAEIESQIINGSVHLTVSSDNPGILIGKHGQTLNAVEYLLNCILNRSSLVKKKVFVDAEGYRERREQMLIDLAYRAAAKVKQTHQEIVLDPMPPRDRRIIHVTLQSDEDIRTYSRGEGMMRRVAVTTRERYESNSKQYD, from the coding sequence GTGCACCAATATATTGAAGTTGAAGAAGATACGACAGAAGAAGCGTTGGAGGTTGCCCTTAAAGAGCTTGGTGTTAATCGTGAACAGGTTAGTGTGAAGGTTATACATGAACCCACAAAAGGCATCCTTGGCTTAGGGGCAAAACTTGCTAAAATCCGTGTAACGTTAAAAGAGGATATTTCTTCGACGCCAGAGGTGGTGCTTCATGAAATTCTAAGTCATATGGGGCTTGAGGCGGAGATTGAATCTCAAATCATCAATGGAAGTGTACATCTTACGGTGAGTTCTGATAACCCCGGCATACTAATCGGCAAACATGGTCAGACGCTAAACGCTGTCGAATATTTGTTGAATTGTATATTAAATAGATCATCTCTTGTGAAGAAAAAAGTCTTCGTTGATGCGGAGGGATACCGTGAACGCCGTGAGCAGATGCTGATAGATCTGGCTTATCGTGCTGCTGCAAAGGTCAAGCAGACCCATCAAGAAATCGTCCTAGACCCGATGCCGCCTCGTGACCGCCGAATTATTCACGTCACCTTACAATCAGATGAGGATATTCGCACGTACAGCCGGGGTGAGGGGATGATGCGGCGCGTTGCTGTCACCACACGCGAAAGGTATGAGTCAAACTCAAAGCAGTATGATTGA
- the mnmE gene encoding tRNA uridine-5-carboxymethylaminomethyl(34) synthesis GTPase MnmE has product MIEWDTIAAIATPRGEGGVGIVRVSGSLAIPIACQIFRSSRRVSAAELPSHTLNYGHVVQPLSGEVIDEVVLGIMRAPKSYTAEDVVEFNCHGGIVPLRGVLELTVKAGARLAAPGEFTKRAFLNGRLDLAQAEAVIDLIRSKTDLTRRIAIDQLSGKLSQTINALNDRLANLLAEVEASIDFPEEELDFMGLTVMRQTAQDILDDLDRLIATASEGKLLREGVNIAILGRPNVGKSSLLNALLQEDRAIVTEIPGTTRDTIEAPLNLGGIPLNLIDTAGIHQTTDVVEQQGVMRSKAYLDRADLLLIMFDSSRALTEEDRELLRAAKVRKSILILNKIDLPIVTTPVDLHADAAQKPVVQISLLNGKGVEELKSAVHQELLEGDAVWGDSPIVTNVRHHDALRRGRLALGHAIESVAQHMPPDLVAVDLHSSLDCLGEIVGKTTTEDILGRIFSQFCVGK; this is encoded by the coding sequence ATGATTGAATGGGATACAATTGCAGCCATTGCGACACCGCGGGGCGAAGGTGGTGTCGGTATTGTCCGAGTGAGTGGTAGTCTTGCTATTCCCATTGCCTGCCAGATTTTTCGTTCGTCTCGTCGCGTTTCCGCGGCTGAGTTGCCGAGCCACACACTGAACTACGGGCATGTTGTCCAACCATTATCAGGAGAAGTTATTGATGAAGTAGTGCTCGGTATCATGCGGGCTCCAAAATCGTATACGGCAGAGGATGTAGTTGAATTTAACTGCCATGGCGGTATTGTCCCCCTCAGAGGTGTGCTTGAGCTAACGGTGAAAGCCGGAGCGCGTCTCGCGGCACCGGGTGAATTTACCAAACGCGCTTTTCTCAATGGTCGGCTAGATCTAGCGCAGGCAGAAGCGGTCATAGATCTCATTCGCTCAAAGACTGACCTCACCCGTCGAATTGCGATAGATCAGTTGTCCGGCAAGTTGTCTCAAACGATTAACGCACTCAACGATCGGCTTGCGAATCTGCTTGCAGAAGTCGAAGCATCTATCGATTTTCCTGAAGAAGAGCTCGATTTCATGGGTTTAACGGTAATGAGGCAGACTGCTCAAGACATCCTCGATGACTTAGACCGGTTAATTGCGACCGCATCGGAGGGCAAACTCCTGCGGGAAGGTGTGAACATCGCAATACTCGGACGACCGAACGTTGGAAAATCGAGTTTACTAAATGCTTTGTTACAGGAAGATCGAGCGATAGTTACAGAAATACCGGGGACGACACGCGATACAATTGAAGCGCCACTGAATCTTGGTGGGATTCCACTCAATTTAATAGACACCGCTGGGATACATCAAACCACAGATGTTGTTGAGCAGCAAGGGGTAATGCGGAGCAAAGCCTATCTTGACCGAGCCGACTTGCTTTTGATCATGTTTGATTCGTCTCGGGCCTTAACTGAGGAAGATCGAGAGTTACTCCGTGCGGCGAAAGTCCGTAAATCAATCCTGATTCTAAACAAAATCGATCTACCTATCGTTACAACTCCCGTAGACCTACACGCCGATGCGGCTCAGAAGCCGGTGGTCCAGATCTCTCTTCTCAATGGCAAAGGGGTTGAAGAGTTGAAATCGGCAGTTCATCAAGAACTCCTTGAAGGAGATGCGGTATGGGGTGATTCTCCGATTGTTACCAATGTCCGTCACCATGATGCGCTGCGTCGCGGAAGACTTGCGCTTGGACACGCAATAGAGAGCGTTGCCCAACATATGCCTCCAGACCTTGTAGCGGTCGATCTGCACAGCAGTTTAGATTGTCTCGGTGAAATTGTTGGCAAAACAACGACGGAAGATATTCTGGGTAGAATTTTTTCCCAATTCTGTGTTGGAAAGTAA
- a CDS encoding tetratricopeptide repeat protein — translation MMEGIFKEEEAFKALKVAVQKNPGDVKANAGLALIYIKRGEFELGKPLFDKVTKQDPRNATGLLPELYVNFGLHYGNSAAGDNAQDYFQKAEAFFQKVIDTYPDSKFYEDAQYYLGITYAIQEKSELAIATLEKLTDAKNEEIREQTAILLKRLK, via the coding sequence GTGATGGAAGGCATCTTCAAAGAGGAGGAGGCATTTAAGGCGTTGAAGGTGGCGGTTCAGAAGAATCCGGGTGACGTAAAGGCTAACGCTGGACTCGCGCTAATTTACATCAAGCGCGGCGAATTTGAGCTGGGAAAACCGCTATTTGATAAGGTTACAAAACAGGATCCAAGAAATGCAACGGGGCTTTTACCGGAGTTGTATGTGAATTTTGGGCTCCATTATGGGAATAGCGCTGCTGGCGACAATGCGCAGGACTATTTCCAGAAGGCGGAAGCGTTTTTCCAGAAGGTCATTGACACCTATCCCGACAGCAAGTTTTACGAGGATGCACAATATTACTTGGGGATTACCTACGCAATTCAAGAAAAATCCGAATTGGCAATTGCAACGCTTGAGAAGTTGACTGATGCTAAAAATGAAGAAATTCGTGAACAGACGGCAATACTTCTAAAGCGTCTCAAATAG
- the argH gene encoding argininosuccinate lyase, translated as MNTSTKLWGGRFRSDLSTETEDFTQSIEVDSRLIAHDIWGSQVHAIMLARQGIISDEDLRQILHWLGKAESDFRDGKFVLKPEKEDVHMNVESYLIEGAGSEYGGKLHTARSRNDQVLVDAHLYIREQLLDTQKGVSRLCRAFLSIAQEHTETVMPGYTHTQHAQPISLGFWATAYVSMFLRDQKRLNAAYELANLNPLGACALAGTSFPIDRKLTTELLGFDRTHEHALDVISSRDFIAEPLFALTLLMTTLSRLGEEIVYWTTYEFNIATLDDAYATGSSIMPQKKNADIAELTRGRTGKVYAALMDLLTNLKGLPTGYNRDLQEDKPPLWGAFDVVQSCLGILPGLLKTLNFNADRLELLANANFATATELANFLVSERGLPFRKCHEIVGNIVGGLAKQRKTFGAWKETQELLHAEGIDLAIPQLQRILNPKLSLHNNQSRGGTSPTEVKRMAGEFEAKLDEIDNQIHSRQEQINAAYQKTLRITEQVLNGKTIAEIRF; from the coding sequence ATGAACACTTCTACCAAGCTCTGGGGCGGTCGATTTCGCTCCGATCTGTCAACTGAAACCGAAGACTTCACACAATCCATTGAGGTTGATTCCCGCTTGATCGCACATGACATCTGGGGAAGTCAAGTCCACGCGATCATGTTGGCGCGGCAGGGTATCATCTCCGATGAGGATCTTCGGCAGATCTTGCACTGGCTGGGCAAAGCGGAATCGGATTTTCGTGATGGGAAGTTTGTCCTCAAACCCGAAAAGGAAGATGTCCACATGAATGTGGAGTCCTACCTTATCGAAGGTGCCGGAAGTGAGTATGGTGGAAAGCTGCACACTGCGCGGTCTCGAAACGATCAGGTGCTCGTCGATGCGCATCTCTACATCCGCGAACAGCTTCTCGACACACAGAAGGGCGTATCGCGCTTGTGCCGTGCGTTTCTCTCTATCGCGCAGGAGCACACCGAAACAGTAATGCCGGGCTACACGCACACACAACACGCACAGCCAATCAGCCTTGGGTTTTGGGCGACAGCCTACGTCAGCATGTTCCTCCGTGATCAGAAGCGATTGAACGCTGCTTACGAACTTGCCAATCTCAATCCACTCGGTGCTTGTGCGCTTGCGGGGACCTCTTTCCCAATCGATCGAAAATTGACGACCGAGTTACTCGGTTTTGATAGGACGCATGAACATGCGTTGGATGTAATTAGCTCCCGCGATTTTATCGCTGAACCGCTTTTTGCGCTGACGCTGCTGATGACCACCCTCTCAAGGCTCGGTGAGGAGATTGTTTACTGGACAACTTATGAATTTAACATCGCAACGCTTGATGATGCGTATGCGACGGGCAGCTCGATCATGCCCCAGAAAAAGAACGCGGACATCGCGGAATTGACACGTGGACGGACGGGGAAGGTTTATGCAGCGCTTATGGATCTCTTGACGAATCTCAAAGGGCTGCCTACAGGATATAACCGCGATCTTCAAGAGGACAAACCGCCACTGTGGGGTGCGTTTGATGTGGTTCAATCCTGTTTGGGGATTCTGCCCGGTCTTCTCAAAACACTTAACTTTAACGCGGACCGGTTGGAACTGCTCGCCAATGCGAACTTTGCAACGGCAACAGAATTAGCCAATTTCCTCGTTAGTGAACGGGGATTGCCATTCCGCAAATGTCATGAGATAGTTGGGAACATTGTAGGAGGCTTGGCGAAGCAGAGGAAAACCTTTGGAGCTTGGAAGGAAACGCAAGAACTGTTGCATGCCGAAGGTATTGACCTAGCTATCCCACAACTCCAACGCATTCTTAATCCGAAACTTTCTCTCCACAATAACCAGAGCCGTGGTGGTACATCGCCTACGGAGGTGAAACGAATGGCGGGTGAGTTTGAGGCAAAGCTAGACGAAATCGACAACCAGATCCATTCGCGGCAGGAGCAGATTAATGCCGCTTACCAGAAAACGCTTCGGATAACCGAACAGGTACTAAACGGTAAAACGATTGCAGAGATTCGTTTTTAG
- a CDS encoding M81 family metallopeptidase, which yields MRIGIASLWHETNTFAVEQNDSMDTVHIQRGESLRRAQPMNFIGGFVEGAKRRDVELVPTVGIGFAHGGIIHAEVYERCRDMIVTGLQEAQPLDGVYFALHGAMVAETPYTDAEGELVQEARRVLGNIPMVGTYDFHTIMSDQEAEALVPFPNNTNPHIDGYERGVEAAECLLQMLDGKINPVTHRVFVPIIGPNIGQSTWSHLPQEEQGLLLYQLNEKRAEMEKTPKVINITILGGYGYGDSPDAGMSIIATTDGEPELAKRLAQELAEDLWEQRKQLKTVRPVQSIDEGVKMAMVDSQKPILLVDLGDDPGSACPADSPAVLESLLRCGAQDCALTIRDAEVVRSGIAAGVGAELNIRVGGKIDQRFYQPLEITAQVKSIDDGRYMICGPTHGGWGREVNEETFREANVGKRVVLRTGNKIDVIFSQRGTGKDRDFFKSAGILLEEKQILVVKSNQAHRASFDPVVAGTIELNTPGVSTVNYASLPYRYLRRPIWPIDEKMHWTSSA from the coding sequence ATGAGGATTGGTATCGCGAGTCTCTGGCACGAGACTAACACCTTTGCTGTAGAGCAGAACGATAGTATGGACACTGTTCATATCCAACGCGGAGAGTCGCTTAGGCGCGCACAACCTATGAATTTTATCGGTGGCTTTGTGGAAGGTGCCAAGCGACGCGATGTAGAATTGGTTCCGACCGTCGGAATTGGCTTTGCGCACGGCGGCATTATCCATGCCGAAGTTTACGAACGGTGTCGTGATATGATTGTGACAGGCCTGCAGGAGGCGCAACCGTTAGATGGCGTCTACTTTGCACTTCATGGAGCGATGGTCGCCGAGACGCCCTATACCGATGCCGAAGGCGAATTGGTGCAGGAAGCGCGCCGGGTCCTAGGGAATATCCCTATGGTCGGCACTTACGACTTTCACACTATCATGAGCGATCAAGAGGCTGAAGCACTAGTTCCGTTTCCCAATAACACCAATCCCCATATCGATGGTTACGAGCGGGGAGTGGAGGCGGCAGAATGTCTCCTACAAATGTTAGACGGAAAAATCAATCCGGTTACCCATCGGGTGTTTGTGCCGATCATCGGTCCCAATATCGGTCAGAGCACTTGGTCACACCTGCCGCAAGAGGAACAGGGACTGCTGCTCTATCAGTTGAACGAAAAGCGCGCGGAGATGGAGAAGACTCCCAAGGTTATCAATATCACCATTCTCGGCGGCTATGGGTATGGTGATTCCCCGGATGCCGGTATGTCAATCATAGCGACGACTGACGGCGAACCTGAACTCGCCAAGCGGTTGGCTCAAGAGTTGGCAGAGGATCTGTGGGAGCAACGCAAGCAACTGAAAACGGTGCGACCGGTACAGTCCATTGACGAAGGGGTGAAAATGGCGATGGTTGACTCGCAAAAACCGATTCTCTTGGTTGATCTAGGTGACGACCCCGGCAGCGCCTGTCCTGCCGATAGTCCGGCGGTGCTCGAAAGTCTCCTCCGCTGTGGAGCACAGGATTGCGCGCTCACTATCCGTGATGCGGAGGTGGTGCGCTCAGGTATAGCAGCCGGAGTGGGCGCAGAACTCAACATCAGGGTGGGAGGCAAGATAGATCAACGCTTCTACCAACCGCTGGAAATAACGGCTCAGGTCAAATCCATTGACGATGGCAGATACATGATCTGCGGTCCCACCCATGGTGGTTGGGGGCGTGAAGTCAACGAGGAAACATTTCGTGAAGCGAATGTCGGTAAGCGGGTTGTGCTGCGCACCGGGAATAAAATCGACGTTATCTTTTCTCAACGGGGGACCGGCAAAGACCGAGATTTTTTTAAGAGTGCCGGTATCCTATTGGAAGAGAAACAGATCCTTGTTGTCAAATCCAATCAAGCACATCGTGCCTCCTTTGATCCGGTCGTCGCTGGTACGATTGAACTAAACACCCCGGGTGTCAGTACCGTGAACTACGCCAGTCTTCCTTATCGTTATCTGCGCCGTCCGATCTGGCCTATTGATGAGAAGATGCACTGGACATCGTCTGCATAG
- a CDS encoding phytanoyl-CoA dioxygenase family protein yields MEQQLRDKYQLTLDQRHFFGTQGYLKVEGLLSAEDLRELDRHSMDMALGKVDFSQLEGVTPRSEGNTPAEMEDKFFRFIQFHRHLEIHERFLLHLRILDVLETLIGPDVMAMQSMLFLKPPKKSGQAYHQDSFYIKTAPDTLCGAWIAIDDCDEENGCMYVVPGSHLHPIYEEVALPDNTEDFQERLTEIVGVKENSEVAATANAGDVIFFHGHLIHRSKQNRSNNRFRRSYVCHYANARSYTEWGEGNHNHILARGTTHMPFATSRFVTHDPLG; encoded by the coding sequence ATGGAACAGCAACTACGAGATAAATATCAACTCACCCTTGATCAGCGGCACTTCTTTGGCACACAAGGCTATCTCAAAGTCGAAGGATTGTTGAGTGCAGAAGATCTTCGCGAGCTTGATCGCCATTCGATGGATATGGCGCTGGGGAAGGTTGACTTCAGCCAACTGGAAGGGGTTACACCGAGAAGTGAGGGTAACACCCCCGCGGAGATGGAGGACAAGTTTTTCCGCTTCATCCAATTCCACCGTCATCTGGAGATCCATGAGCGGTTTCTGTTACACCTCCGCATCCTCGATGTGTTGGAAACCTTGATTGGGCCCGATGTAATGGCAATGCAGTCAATGCTTTTCCTTAAGCCACCGAAGAAATCCGGTCAGGCTTATCATCAGGATTCCTTTTACATCAAAACTGCCCCGGACACGCTGTGCGGAGCTTGGATAGCCATTGATGATTGTGATGAGGAAAACGGCTGCATGTATGTTGTTCCCGGCTCCCACTTGCACCCAATCTATGAAGAGGTAGCACTACCGGACAATACCGAGGATTTTCAGGAAAGGTTGACCGAAATTGTAGGTGTGAAAGAAAATAGCGAGGTAGCGGCAACTGCTAATGCTGGAGATGTTATCTTTTTCCACGGTCACCTCATCCACAGATCTAAGCAGAACCGGTCAAACAACCGATTTCGGCGATCGTACGTCTGCCACTATGCCAACGCCCGATCTTATACCGAATGGGGCGAAGGCAATCACAATCATATTCTTGCGCGTGGGACGACACATATGCCGTTTGCGACGTCTCGATTTGTTACGCATGACCCGCTTGGTTAG
- a CDS encoding phytanoyl-CoA dioxygenase family protein encodes MKNQDFKLTDQQINFFQTFGYLSFPGLLADRSEEIVDAFEAVWGERGGGHNGKPHEGTARSCIVPFIDQSEYLSSLLDDPRILGITTTLLGDDFNYMGSDGNYYVGDTRWHSDGGHKPEDPTHLKIAFYLDHLNRDTGALRVIPGSHLFGDGYADRLQEEIRESETDWGVHGRDVPAIAFETQPGDVVCFNHNTKHAAFGGGTRRRMFTMNLCERYPEDRLEDLRTYIGNSARFWIDRKYGPKMVGTAGPERLVHLEQVMANDGHLAELSRKAQETMSEPSRG; translated from the coding sequence ATGAAAAATCAAGATTTCAAACTGACGGATCAGCAAATCAATTTTTTTCAGACCTTTGGTTATCTAAGTTTTCCCGGACTTCTAGCAGACCGTAGCGAGGAAATCGTTGATGCGTTTGAGGCGGTTTGGGGGGAACGTGGAGGCGGTCATAACGGAAAACCTCACGAGGGGACAGCACGCTCCTGTATTGTTCCGTTCATTGATCAGAGCGAATACTTATCTTCTCTGTTGGACGACCCCCGTATATTGGGGATAACGACCACTCTTCTCGGCGACGATTTCAACTATATGGGTAGCGATGGAAACTACTACGTCGGCGATACACGCTGGCATTCCGATGGGGGACACAAACCGGAGGATCCTACCCACCTCAAAATTGCATTTTACCTTGACCATTTAAACCGCGACACCGGTGCGCTGCGAGTTATTCCAGGCAGCCATCTCTTTGGGGATGGTTACGCAGATCGGCTTCAGGAAGAGATTCGGGAGAGTGAGACAGACTGGGGTGTTCATGGCAGGGACGTACCAGCAATCGCATTCGAGACACAGCCGGGGGATGTGGTTTGTTTCAATCACAATACCAAGCATGCTGCGTTTGGCGGTGGTACACGCCGACGGATGTTTACCATGAATCTCTGTGAACGTTACCCTGAAGACCGTTTGGAGGATCTACGCACCTACATTGGTAACTCAGCGCGGTTCTGGATTGACCGCAAATATGGTCCGAAGATGGTAGGTACTGCGGGACCAGAACGGTTGGTGCACCTAGAACAGGTGATGGCTAACGATGGGCATCTCGCTGAACTTTCTCGTAAAGCGCAGGAAACAATGAGCGAACCTTCGCGTGGGTAA
- a CDS encoding Gfo/Idh/MocA family oxidoreductase, giving the protein MEKIGVGIIGLGMGKSMFGIRQIPDTDLEIRGICDTDANRLESIRTEHNVPFATIDYRELLQRDEIDIVGIYTPDPLHAQHCLDALNCGRHIICTKGFVDSLDDAVRVLQKTRETGLKLMVGQTCRFRPDFMHTHRLMESGKLGNIVAAEAHYVHDMRSVLTATPWRHQMPQKTLYGGVCHPMDLIIWFLGFPSAVQAIAHESGIDERYPSGEGHFNDNWMVNLIYEDGRLGRVLGLYGICHAPMPMLGLSVYGTAGSVVNGQAIFDDDHRSVIPVEDAVAMETDEIADVGHIGEVVRYMLHFEDCLKHDKQPLINAEVGTKVIAVLDACERSARSGKTERVQSAF; this is encoded by the coding sequence ATGGAAAAAATTGGCGTCGGTATTATTGGATTGGGAATGGGGAAGTCAATGTTTGGGATTCGACAGATTCCCGATACTGATCTGGAAATCCGAGGGATTTGTGATACAGATGCGAATCGGCTCGAAAGTATCCGTACCGAACATAACGTCCCGTTCGCAACGATAGATTATCGGGAACTCCTCCAGCGGGATGAAATTGACATCGTAGGCATCTACACACCGGATCCGCTCCATGCACAGCACTGCCTTGATGCCCTCAATTGTGGTAGACATATAATCTGTACAAAAGGCTTCGTTGACAGCCTCGACGATGCGGTTCGTGTATTACAGAAGACGCGTGAGACCGGTTTGAAACTCATGGTGGGACAGACCTGTCGCTTCCGACCAGACTTCATGCACACGCACCGATTAATGGAGTCTGGAAAACTTGGCAATATCGTCGCAGCCGAAGCCCATTATGTACATGATATGCGCAGTGTGCTTACAGCGACACCTTGGAGACACCAGATGCCTCAGAAAACGCTCTACGGTGGTGTGTGCCATCCGATGGATCTCATTATCTGGTTTCTCGGTTTCCCTAGTGCCGTACAGGCAATTGCCCACGAAAGCGGAATTGATGAGCGATATCCGTCAGGCGAGGGACATTTCAACGACAACTGGATGGTCAATCTGATCTATGAGGATGGACGGCTCGGACGTGTGCTTGGGCTTTACGGTATCTGCCATGCACCGATGCCAATGCTAGGGCTATCGGTCTACGGAACTGCCGGCAGTGTTGTCAATGGACAGGCAATTTTCGATGATGACCATCGCAGCGTCATCCCCGTCGAAGATGCTGTTGCTATGGAGACAGATGAGATTGCCGATGTCGGACATATCGGCGAAGTGGTGCGCTATATGCTACATTTTGAAGACTGTCTCAAGCACGACAAACAGCCACTAATCAACGCAGAGGTCGGTACGAAGGTCATCGCTGTGTTAGATGCGTGCGAGCGGTCTGCAAGGAGTGGCAAGACGGAAAGGGTGCAATCCGCTTTTTAG